A region of bacterium DNA encodes the following proteins:
- a CDS encoding RNA polymerase sigma factor, with amino-acid sequence MERKISDAELMNRVAMDDTAAFSELLTRYQLPLFNFIYRLLANYEETEDLTQEVFLRVYSSAKRYKPQAKFTTYLFKIARNLCLNKLRKRNRFRLFSLDEDEKYTDIQAPEHYSPEVRYKKKEVGILIEQALASLPENQRMAVILQRFHNLSYKEIAEVLGCSVCAVESLIFRAKRKLKEKLSASFGDNRCLK; translated from the coding sequence GTGGAAAGAAAAATATCTGATGCAGAACTGATGAACAGGGTAGCTATGGATGATACAGCCGCCTTTAGTGAGCTCTTAACACGCTACCAATTACCACTTTTTAATTTTATCTATCGCTTGCTTGCCAATTATGAAGAAACAGAAGACTTAACCCAGGAAGTCTTTTTAAGGGTTTATAGTTCAGCGAAAAGATATAAGCCTCAAGCCAAATTTACCACTTATCTTTTTAAGATTGCCCGTAATCTTTGCCTCAATAAATTAAGAAAGAGAAATCGTTTTCGGTTGTTTTCTCTGGATGAAGATGAGAAATATACCGATATTCAGGCTCCAGAGCATTACAGCCCTGAAGTCCGATATAAGAAAAAAGAGGTTGGTATTTTAATTGAGCAGGCTTTAGCCTCTCTACCAGAAAATCAACGAATGGCAGTGATATTGCAAAGATTCCATAACCTTTCTTACAAGGAAATTGCTGAGGTGCTGGGCTGTTCTGTCTGTGCGGTTGAATCTCTTATCTTTCGGGCAAAACGAAAATTAAAGGAAAAATTATCCGCAAGTTTTGGG